Genomic window (Arthrobacter sp. StoSoilA2):
AAACTTGGGGAATCGGCACGTTCGTACCGATTCACGAAGTGGGAGGACCTCATGCCAGCCAACAGCCTCATGGCAACTCTCGGTTCTGAAGTCCGCGCCCGCCGCGCCTCATTGAGCCTGAGCCAGCAGGACGTCGCCGATCTCGCGGGCGTCTCCGAACGGTTCGTCCGGTTCGTGGAAACAGGCAAGAGCACAGTCCAGCTTGAGCCCCTTGTGGCAGTGCTGGACACCCTCGGCCTGGAACTTTCCCTCCAACAAGCCGGTAGGCCTGGCGCTTCCTGGACAGCTTCCGAGCCAGCACAATGACCTTCCACCGCATCGCCGACGTCTACAAACGGGGCATCCTCGCGGCGCGCCTCGAACGGCATGAGGGCGGCACCAAGTTCAGCTACCTTCCGAAGTACCTCGACGCCGGCCTACCCGCCGTGGCAACGACGCTCCCTGTGAGCGCCGAGCCTGTTTTCACGCCGAGCGGCGCAGTACCGCCCTACTTCACCGGCCTGCTGCCTGAGGGCCGGCGGCTCAACTCCCTGCGGCGCAGTGTCAAGGCGAGCGCCGACGACGAACTCGCCCTCCTCATGGCAGCGGGCGGCGACGCAGTGGGCGACGTCCAGACGGTCCCCCACGGCGAGGCACTGGCGGAAGGGGGCGCCGCCGTCGTGCTTGATTCAAAACTGCCGCTGGACTTCGATGCGTTGCTGGGCGATTCCGGATTGATCGATCCCGTGGCGCTGGCGGGTGTGCAGGACAAGTTGTCTGCCGGGATGATTTCACTGCCCGTGGCGCAGGCTGGCAAGCG
Coding sequences:
- a CDS encoding helix-turn-helix transcriptional regulator, translating into MPANSLMATLGSEVRARRASLSLSQQDVADLAGVSERFVRFVETGKSTVQLEPLVAVLDTLGLELSLQQAGRPGASWTASEPAQ